One segment of Nostoc piscinale CENA21 DNA contains the following:
- the sat gene encoding sulfate adenylyltransferase, producing the protein MSYHQDAIAPHGGELVNRIATPEQREEFLSKADFLPRVQLDERAVSDLEMIAIGAFSPLTGFMNQSDYDRVVTEMRLANGLVWSIPITLSVAEEVASPLKEGDLIRLDNPAGRFIGVLQLTQKYTYDKIREAVNVYRTDDANHPGVQVVYNQGAVHLAGDIWLLQRDPHPQFPTYQIDPSASRQMFRENGWKTVVGFQTRNPIHRAHEYIQKCALETVDALFLHPLVGATKDDDIAADVRMRCYEILLEHYYPHDRVVLAINPAAMRYAGPREAIFHALVRKNYGCTHFIVGRDHAGVGNYYGTYDAQYIFDEFEPSEIGIVPMKFEHAFYCTRTKQMATTKTSPSKPEERIHLSGTKVREMLRRGELPPPEFSRPEVAAELARAMRVPVPALT; encoded by the coding sequence TTGAGTTACCATCAAGATGCTATTGCGCCACATGGTGGAGAGTTAGTTAATCGCATCGCCACACCAGAACAAAGAGAGGAATTTCTGTCTAAGGCAGACTTTTTACCTCGTGTGCAACTAGACGAACGTGCGGTTTCTGATTTAGAAATGATTGCGATCGGTGCTTTTAGTCCACTCACTGGTTTTATGAATCAGTCAGACTATGATCGCGTTGTCACTGAAATGCGTCTGGCTAACGGTCTGGTATGGTCAATTCCAATTACACTTTCGGTAGCAGAAGAAGTTGCTTCTCCCCTAAAAGAAGGTGATTTAATTCGCTTAGATAACCCCGCAGGTCGGTTTATTGGGGTTTTACAACTCACACAAAAATATACTTACGACAAAATCCGCGAAGCTGTCAATGTCTACCGCACAGATGACGCAAATCATCCTGGTGTGCAGGTAGTTTATAACCAAGGTGCTGTACATCTTGCTGGTGATATCTGGCTGTTGCAACGAGATCCCCATCCTCAGTTTCCCACTTATCAAATTGACCCCTCTGCTTCACGACAAATGTTTCGGGAAAATGGTTGGAAAACTGTTGTAGGTTTCCAAACTCGCAACCCCATCCACCGCGCTCATGAATATATCCAAAAGTGCGCCTTGGAAACTGTAGACGCTCTATTTTTGCACCCATTGGTAGGCGCAACTAAAGATGATGATATTGCTGCTGATGTGCGGATGCGCTGCTATGAAATTTTGCTGGAGCATTATTATCCCCACGATCGCGTAGTTTTAGCAATTAACCCAGCCGCAATGCGTTACGCTGGCCCCCGTGAGGCTATCTTCCATGCTTTAGTTCGCAAAAACTACGGCTGTACTCACTTTATTGTCGGGCGGGATCATGCTGGCGTTGGCAATTACTACGGCACTTATGACGCTCAATACATCTTTGATGAATTTGAGCCAAGTGAAATCGGAATTGTACCGATGAAGTTTGAACACGCCTTCTACTGCACACGTACCAAGCAAATGGCGACGACTAAAACTAGTCCCAGCAAACCAGAAGAACGTATTCACCTCTCAGGTACAAAAGTCAGAGAAATGCTGCGTCGTGGTGAATTACCCCCTCCAGAATTCTCCCGTCCAGAAGTTGCAGCCGAGTTGGCGCGGGCGATGCGAGTTCCTGTTCCGGCTTTGACTTAA
- a CDS encoding DUF2059 domain-containing protein produces MFKVKLQFSKFLGLLLIVCFTFFTVYVANSQQLPLVEYQSKTPPKATSKYKLATEVLLEIGIAQRYDMYFDHLIGTLIGKGDDFKLYARFRKMFAREIGWRHFKDAYAARLEADFSEDELKKLLNLSKQPVMKKLLQSEVKAYMDTSKQRFKMGFELWENYNNGKISLPPE; encoded by the coding sequence ATGTTCAAAGTAAAGTTACAATTTTCCAAGTTTCTCGGATTGTTGCTTATCGTCTGCTTTACCTTCTTCACGGTATATGTAGCGAATTCTCAACAACTCCCTTTAGTTGAATACCAATCAAAAACACCTCCCAAAGCAACCTCCAAGTATAAATTAGCAACTGAGGTACTACTAGAGATCGGAATTGCACAAAGATACGATATGTATTTCGACCACTTGATTGGCACGTTAATAGGTAAGGGCGACGATTTTAAGCTCTATGCAAGGTTTAGGAAGATGTTTGCACGAGAAATTGGTTGGAGACACTTCAAAGATGCCTATGCAGCAAGATTGGAAGCTGATTTTTCAGAAGATGAATTAAAGAAATTGTTAAATTTATCAAAGCAACCTGTGATGAAAAAGTTGTTGCAGTCTGAAGTTAAAGCATATATGGATACGTCTAAACAAAGGTTCAAAATGGGATTTGAATTGTGGGAGAACTATAATAACGGCAAAATCAGTTTACCCCCAGAATAG
- a CDS encoding alpha/beta fold hydrolase — protein sequence MVPTVGTVSLNTYVQGQGFPILAIHGHPGSGRSLSVFTNHLSQRFQTFAPDLRGYGKSRYQGNFAMTDHLTDLEALLDRFAIEKCLILGWSLGGILAMELAFRMPQRVTGLILVATAARPYGSHPPITWQDNLYTGIAGLLNLIKPSWQWNIDTFGKRSLFRYLIQQHNATAYKYIAQAAVPAYLQTSAAATRALSNALHSRYNRLAELEQIHCPSLVLAGAQDRHITADSSLETARHLKNSRWQCYPNTAHLFPWEIPHQVLSDIDHWLEAHPQVIPSQ from the coding sequence ATGGTTCCAACTGTGGGTACTGTTAGCCTTAACACCTACGTTCAAGGTCAAGGATTTCCAATTTTAGCGATACATGGTCATCCTGGTTCTGGTCGTAGTCTTTCTGTATTTACTAATCACTTATCTCAACGCTTTCAAACTTTCGCTCCAGATTTGCGTGGTTATGGCAAAAGCCGCTATCAAGGTAATTTTGCTATGACAGACCATTTAACAGACTTAGAAGCTCTTTTAGACCGCTTTGCCATTGAAAAATGCCTGATATTGGGTTGGTCACTAGGTGGGATTTTGGCAATGGAATTAGCTTTCAGAATGCCACAGCGTGTCACGGGGCTAATTTTGGTAGCCACAGCCGCTAGACCTTATGGTAGTCATCCCCCGATTACTTGGCAGGATAACTTATACACAGGCATTGCTGGTTTATTAAATTTAATTAAACCTAGTTGGCAATGGAATATTGATACATTTGGTAAGCGATCGCTGTTTCGTTACCTGATTCAACAACATAACGCCACTGCCTATAAATACATTGCCCAAGCAGCAGTACCAGCTTATTTACAAACCTCCGCAGCTGCGACTCGTGCTTTATCCAATGCCTTGCACTCTCGATACAATCGTCTAGCAGAACTAGAGCAGATTCATTGTCCTAGCCTAGTACTAGCAGGCGCTCAAGACCGCCATATCACAGCCGACTCTAGTTTAGAAACTGCCAGACACCTCAAAAATAGTCGGTGGCAATGTTACCCCAATACGGCACATCTTTTCCCGTGGGAAATTCCCCATCAAGTACTGAGCGATATTGACCACTGGTTAGAAGCGCATCCCCAAGTCATACCTAGCCAATAA
- a CDS encoding Mini-ribonuclease 3: MDSQEEEPIDRIDRQDEPPTSDLSWVQACLASTVQLHQKISPSQVQQISPAALAYVGDAIYELYARMFYLLPLQRLETYHRLVVAQVRAETQALHLRSLIPHLREAELEIVRRGRNASTGRPKRLDPEIYQQATSLETLIGYLYLTDIPRLTELLQKLHLEQE; the protein is encoded by the coding sequence GTGGACTCCCAGGAGGAAGAACCAATAGATAGAATAGATAGACAAGATGAACCTCCTACATCTGATTTATCTTGGGTGCAAGCCTGTTTAGCCAGCACTGTACAACTACACCAAAAAATTTCCCCAAGCCAAGTGCAGCAAATTTCTCCGGCTGCTCTTGCTTATGTAGGAGATGCAATCTATGAGCTTTATGCTAGAATGTTCTATCTATTGCCATTACAACGGCTAGAAACTTATCACCGTTTGGTAGTGGCCCAGGTGAGAGCAGAAACACAAGCCCTACATTTGCGATCGCTGATTCCTCATCTGAGGGAAGCCGAACTAGAAATTGTCCGCAGAGGACGTAACGCCTCTACAGGACGGCCTAAACGCCTCGATCCCGAAATTTATCAACAAGCAACTAGCCTAGAAACTTTGATTGGCTACTTGTATCTTACCGATATCCCACGCTTAACCGAATTGTTGCAGAAACTTCATCTCGAACAAGAGTGA
- a CDS encoding STAS domain-containing protein, with amino-acid sequence MSVHFNYEEGIIAEPLNLTVSLRGTREIRDNCQLFRLTGLLDAFSEPTFRKVLGGKIDEGPKHIILDLSQIDFVDSSGLGALVQLAKQAQNAEGTLQIVTNARVTQTVKLVRLEKFLSLQTTVDAALENIKGS; translated from the coding sequence TTGAGCGTTCACTTTAATTATGAGGAGGGAATTATTGCTGAGCCACTTAATCTAACCGTAAGCCTGAGAGGCACTCGTGAAATCCGGGATAACTGTCAGCTATTCCGCCTCACAGGTTTGTTAGATGCCTTTTCTGAACCGACATTTCGCAAGGTACTAGGCGGCAAAATTGACGAGGGGCCAAAGCACATTATTCTGGATCTCTCTCAAATTGACTTTGTTGATAGCTCTGGCTTGGGAGCCTTGGTACAGCTAGCCAAGCAGGCTCAAAATGCTGAAGGCACCTTGCAAATTGTTACAAACGCCCGTGTCACCCAAACAGTCAAACTTGTTCGCCTAGAGAAGTTTCTCTCTCTGCAAACTACAGTGGACGCGGCTCTTGAAAATATCAAAGGGTCTTGA
- a CDS encoding caspase family protein, with amino-acid sequence MLGVTEAELFTWSQHYQALAQPTPRKLALLVGINQYRKSPSLSGCLTDVELQKELLIHRFGFLPANILTLTDEQASREFIEAACLDHLGKQVKSDDVVVFHFSGYGTRIKLNESEDTLQNALVPTNENLEIQDEKIATYLLEETLLLLLRSLPTEKVTAVLDTSYELPSTIQPTSWRIRARQELATKLATAEIEFLEQLKTKASLTNAVILSATADPKQVAQEGLFSGFSAGLFTYALTQYLWETTPATTLQFSLAHADCAMSKWGSKQHPSLINGKKALTSESLLLDQNLGAEGAILAIEENGKTAHIWLGGLPPQVLENYGVYSRLTAANGEQLILRSRTGLTAKAQISGLELATPLQVGQLIQEAVRVLPQNISLNIALDSGLERIERVDATSAFAAMASMVSVVTGEQPADYIFGKLSQTPSRYGLFAPTGQLIANGAGEVGEAVKVAVTRLATKLPHLLAAKLWRLTENEGSSRLPIKGSLEIVNGISPKVILQRETLRTLDTKTLPKKVLSTPIVPIGSRIQYRIQNKGDRTVYLMLLGLKNHRTAIAFYPWQTAEEPNTSETKPVLQQVIIPAGETITLPNNTATSGWAISGPAYECEHQLILSLAPFTTTLKALETAKYPTGDQQPIGALVNPWEIAQAVLQDLHNASITTAEMNVAANDLYQLNVNHWASFNFSFHVN; translated from the coding sequence GTGTTGGGTGTCACGGAAGCGGAATTGTTTACTTGGAGTCAGCACTACCAAGCTTTGGCACAACCCACACCCCGAAAACTAGCTTTATTAGTCGGCATTAATCAATACCGCAAAAGTCCTTCGCTGAGTGGCTGTCTCACCGATGTGGAATTGCAAAAGGAACTGTTGATTCATCGGTTTGGTTTTTTACCTGCCAATATTTTGACGTTAACTGATGAACAAGCTAGTCGAGAATTTATTGAAGCGGCTTGTTTAGATCATCTTGGTAAACAAGTCAAATCTGATGATGTAGTTGTTTTTCACTTTAGCGGCTATGGCACTCGCATCAAATTAAATGAGTCTGAGGACACGCTACAAAATGCTTTGGTGCCAACAAACGAGAATTTAGAAATTCAAGATGAAAAAATAGCCACTTATCTTTTAGAAGAGACTCTTTTATTATTGCTGCGATCGCTCCCTACAGAAAAGGTCACAGCAGTCTTAGATACTAGTTATGAGCTGCCTAGTACAATTCAACCCACCAGTTGGCGAATTCGCGCCCGTCAAGAGTTAGCCACCAAGTTAGCCACCGCAGAAATTGAATTTCTTGAACAACTCAAAACTAAAGCTTCACTGACTAATGCGGTGATTTTATCTGCCACGGCTGATCCCAAACAAGTCGCCCAGGAAGGACTATTTTCGGGGTTTAGTGCTGGCTTATTTACTTATGCTTTAACTCAGTACCTCTGGGAAACCACTCCCGCTACTACACTGCAATTTAGCCTTGCTCATGCAGATTGTGCAATGTCTAAATGGGGTAGTAAACAGCATCCGAGTTTAATCAATGGCAAAAAAGCCTTAACTAGCGAAAGTTTGCTGTTAGATCAAAATCTTGGTGCTGAGGGAGCAATTCTGGCTATAGAAGAAAATGGAAAAACCGCCCATATTTGGCTAGGAGGACTCCCACCACAAGTATTAGAAAACTATGGTGTCTATTCTCGCTTGACTGCTGCAAATGGAGAACAGCTAATATTGCGATCACGTACAGGGTTAACGGCCAAAGCTCAAATTTCTGGTTTAGAATTAGCAACGCCTCTGCAAGTCGGGCAACTGATTCAAGAAGCAGTTAGGGTTTTACCACAAAATATTAGTTTAAATATCGCTTTAGATTCTGGATTGGAAAGAATTGAAAGAGTTGATGCTACTAGCGCCTTTGCCGCAATGGCATCTATGGTTAGTGTGGTCACTGGAGAACAACCAGCCGATTATATCTTTGGTAAACTTTCGCAAACTCCTAGCCGTTATGGTTTGTTCGCTCCGACTGGACAATTAATTGCCAATGGCGCAGGGGAAGTTGGGGAAGCTGTGAAGGTAGCAGTCACAAGGTTAGCTACAAAATTGCCACATTTACTAGCAGCAAAGTTATGGCGACTCACCGAAAATGAAGGTTCTTCTCGCCTACCAATCAAAGGTAGTTTAGAGATAGTGAATGGTATATCGCCAAAGGTCATTCTACAAAGAGAAACCTTACGCACTCTTGACACAAAAACATTACCCAAAAAAGTACTCAGCACTCCCATTGTGCCGATTGGTAGTCGCATTCAATACCGCATCCAAAATAAAGGCGATCGCACGGTATATTTAATGCTGTTAGGTTTGAAAAACCATAGAACTGCGATCGCTTTTTACCCTTGGCAAACTGCTGAAGAACCAAACACTTCCGAAACAAAACCTGTACTCCAACAAGTAATCATCCCGGCTGGCGAAACCATAACTCTACCAAACAATACAGCAACATCTGGATGGGCGATTTCGGGGCCTGCTTATGAATGCGAACACCAATTAATTTTGAGTCTCGCGCCCTTCACTACCACCCTCAAAGCTTTAGAAACTGCTAAATATCCCACAGGCGACCAACAACCAATCGGTGCATTAGTCAATCCTTGGGAAATCGCCCAAGCTGTCTTACAAGATTTACATAACGCCAGCATTACAACAGCCGAAATGAATGTTGCAGCTAACGATTTATATCAATTAAATGTCAATCATTGGGCTAGTTTTAACTTTAGTTTTCACGTCAATTGA
- a CDS encoding retropepsin-like aspartic protease family protein, giving the protein MLQSFLSRTAPIFLASALAVLGVACSEDQQTTETVSNQQSVVTDNLSVKPPVESAAPVTSPSEALSPSALEPDAFQLGLDKAAGAVAISQSAQSIQDWNLVAHQFQEAIALMEKVSRQSPDYVSAQGKIVEYQRKITYARQKANPNLPPPSGENQNIVVAVPQPKTVAKFMPQPTVPTRQQPEQRVFSSTEILPREKNVFVAPIKRRVGGTPIVEVTFNGQQKFDMIVDTGASGTVITQEMANALGIIPVGKAKANTASSRAVEFPVGYVDSMAISGVRVNRVPVAIAGTDLETGLLGHDFFGNYDVTIKRNVVEFRPQSHSEANSIEIELDPPTSATDSRSVEFP; this is encoded by the coding sequence ATGCTTCAGTCTTTTTTATCTCGTACAGCCCCGATTTTTCTCGCAAGTGCTTTAGCTGTGTTGGGCGTTGCCTGTAGTGAAGACCAACAGACTACTGAGACTGTTAGTAATCAACAATCTGTGGTAACTGACAATTTATCAGTAAAGCCCCCTGTCGAATCAGCAGCCCCAGTCACCAGCCCATCCGAAGCACTGTCACCGTCGGCGCTTGAACCCGATGCTTTTCAGTTGGGACTAGACAAAGCCGCAGGAGCCGTAGCTATCAGCCAATCGGCTCAATCGATTCAAGATTGGAATTTGGTGGCACATCAGTTTCAAGAGGCGATCGCCCTTATGGAAAAAGTTAGCCGTCAAAGTCCCGATTATGTATCGGCTCAAGGCAAAATTGTCGAATATCAGCGTAAGATAACGTATGCGCGACAAAAGGCAAATCCAAATTTGCCGCCGCCATCAGGTGAAAATCAAAACATAGTAGTGGCAGTTCCTCAGCCAAAAACTGTGGCTAAATTTATGCCACAACCGACTGTCCCAACCAGACAACAGCCAGAACAACGTGTTTTTTCCTCAACAGAAATTTTGCCACGGGAAAAAAATGTGTTTGTTGCGCCGATTAAACGCCGCGTGGGTGGTACGCCGATTGTGGAAGTCACTTTTAATGGTCAGCAGAAATTCGACATGATTGTAGATACAGGAGCCAGTGGCACTGTGATTACTCAGGAAATGGCGAATGCGTTAGGTATTATACCTGTAGGCAAAGCTAAGGCGAATACTGCTAGTTCTAGAGCCGTAGAATTTCCGGTGGGTTATGTTGATTCGATGGCAATTAGCGGGGTGAGGGTGAATCGCGTGCCAGTGGCGATCGCTGGGACAGATTTAGAAACTGGCTTATTGGGACATGACTTTTTTGGTAACTACGATGTCACCATCAAACGCAATGTTGTAGAATTCCGTCCCCAATCGCATTCCGAAGCTAATTCGATAGAAATTGAACTAGATCCTCCAACTTCTGCCACGGACTCCCGCTCTGTAGAATTTCCTTAG
- the trpD gene encoding anthranilate phosphoribosyltransferase translates to MTNSSEISTSWYILLQQLIDGQSLTRPQAAELMQGWLSEAVPPELSGAILTALNFKGVSAEELTGMAEVLQSQSVGSTKHPAPLPTPHSPLPIIDTCGTGGDGSSTFNISTAVAFVVAAYGVPVAKHGNRSASSLTGSADVLEALGVNLSAPSEKVQAALQEVGITFLFAPGWHPALKSVAQLRRNLRIRTVFNLLGPLVNPLRPTGQVVGLFTPKLLETVAQALHNLGKQKAIVLHGRERIDEASLGDLTDIAVLSEGKVQLTTLNPQEVGVTPVSINALKGGDVQENAEILKAVLQGKGTTAQQDAVALNASLALQVAGAIPLLDHAQGVSVAKEILQSGSPWQKLEDLVQFLSN, encoded by the coding sequence ATGACAAATTCCTCAGAAATTTCTACAAGCTGGTATATTCTGCTACAGCAATTAATAGACGGTCAATCTTTGACACGCCCCCAAGCTGCGGAATTGATGCAAGGGTGGCTGAGTGAAGCAGTTCCCCCAGAGTTATCAGGAGCAATTTTAACCGCCCTCAATTTTAAAGGTGTTTCCGCCGAAGAATTAACCGGTATGGCTGAAGTTCTACAATCTCAAAGCGTAGGAAGTACTAAACATCCTGCCCCACTCCCCACTCCCCATTCCCCACTCCCCATCATAGACACTTGCGGAACGGGCGGTGATGGTTCATCGACTTTCAACATTTCCACGGCGGTGGCTTTTGTGGTGGCGGCTTATGGTGTGCCTGTAGCCAAACATGGTAATCGTTCCGCATCTAGTTTGACTGGTAGCGCGGATGTTTTAGAAGCATTGGGTGTCAACTTAAGCGCCCCTAGTGAAAAAGTCCAAGCTGCATTACAAGAAGTCGGGATCACCTTTTTGTTTGCCCCTGGTTGGCATCCAGCTTTGAAATCAGTGGCTCAATTACGCCGCAATCTGAGGATTCGCACTGTTTTCAACTTACTGGGGCCGTTAGTTAATCCCTTGCGTCCGACTGGGCAAGTGGTAGGATTATTTACACCCAAACTTTTAGAAACTGTTGCTCAAGCATTACATAATCTGGGCAAACAAAAAGCGATCGTTTTACACGGGCGCGAAAGAATTGATGAAGCCAGCCTCGGAGATTTAACTGACATAGCGGTGTTATCTGAAGGCAAAGTGCAGTTAACCACTCTCAATCCTCAAGAAGTGGGTGTAACACCTGTGTCTATCAATGCACTCAAGGGTGGCGATGTCCAAGAAAATGCTGAAATTCTCAAGGCTGTGCTGCAAGGCAAAGGAACCACAGCTCAACAAGATGCTGTAGCGTTAAATGCTTCGTTAGCCCTACAAGTTGCAGGTGCGATCCCGTTGTTAGATCATGCTCAAGGCGTGAGTGTGGCTAAGGAAATTCTACAGAGCGGGAGTCCGTGGCAGAAGTTGGAGGATCTAGTTCAATTTCTATCGAATTAG
- the rlmB gene encoding 23S rRNA (guanosine(2251)-2'-O)-methyltransferase RlmB: MTSKPKKIQTSGEPNRGRTVKIKGKRFSGNPIRKAKPEERDNHATPSNSSANRQFSYQSPILKKTEDNESDLIYGRHPVLSALESQRELNRVWVTARLRYDPRFHNLLLQAKDNGTVIDEVEPKRLDQITEGANHQGIAAQIAPYSYLELPDLVAQAKSAVNDPVIVVAEGITDPHNLGAIIRTAEAIGAQGLVIPQRRAVGITSTVVKVAAGALENFAVSRVINLSRALEELKEAGFWIYGTAATGSEPIHTVRFSGPIVLVIGSEGEGLSMLTQRACDVLVSIPLQGKTPSLNASVAAGMALYEVYRQRSLNTLYLNKLPKPL; the protein is encoded by the coding sequence ATGACTAGCAAACCCAAAAAGATCCAGACATCTGGCGAACCCAATCGTGGGCGGACTGTGAAAATTAAAGGTAAGCGTTTTAGTGGTAATCCTATTCGGAAAGCCAAACCAGAAGAGCGTGACAATCACGCCACACCAAGCAATTCCTCTGCCAATCGTCAGTTTTCTTATCAGTCTCCTATTCTTAAAAAAACAGAAGATAACGAAAGTGATTTAATCTACGGTCGTCATCCAGTTTTGAGTGCGTTGGAAAGTCAACGGGAACTCAATCGTGTGTGGGTAACAGCGCGTTTACGCTACGATCCCCGATTTCATAATTTGCTACTACAAGCGAAAGACAATGGCACAGTTATCGATGAAGTAGAACCCAAGCGTCTTGACCAAATTACCGAAGGCGCTAATCACCAAGGAATAGCAGCCCAAATCGCCCCTTATTCCTACCTGGAATTACCAGATTTAGTGGCTCAAGCTAAATCTGCTGTCAATGATCCCGTGATTGTGGTCGCTGAAGGGATCACTGATCCACATAACTTGGGAGCAATTATCCGGACTGCGGAAGCAATTGGCGCTCAAGGCTTAGTCATTCCCCAAAGACGAGCCGTGGGGATCACCTCGACAGTCGTCAAAGTTGCAGCAGGCGCTTTAGAAAACTTTGCAGTATCAAGAGTAATTAACCTCAGCCGCGCTTTAGAAGAACTCAAAGAAGCGGGTTTTTGGATTTATGGTACCGCCGCTACAGGAAGCGAACCCATACACACAGTACGCTTTAGCGGGCCTATAGTTTTAGTCATCGGCTCTGAAGGCGAAGGCTTAAGCATGTTAACTCAACGTGCATGTGATGTTTTGGTGTCAATTCCCTTACAAGGAAAAACCCCCAGTCTAAATGCCTCTGTGGCTGCTGGGATGGCACTTTATGAGGTTTATCGCCAACGTTCTTTAAACACTTTGTATCTAAATAAGTTACCAAAACCTCTTTGA
- a CDS encoding DUF1816 domain-containing protein, with protein sequence MKTIGYDMKEALINTFNSLGLAWWVEIVTQNPRCTYYFGPFLTSADAKLALKGYVEDLELEGAQGIQVNVKRCKPDNLTIADDLGERIDRKVKPAFSGQM encoded by the coding sequence ATGAAAACCATCGGGTACGACATGAAAGAAGCTTTAATCAACACATTTAATAGCCTCGGATTAGCGTGGTGGGTGGAAATAGTAACACAAAACCCCCGTTGCACTTACTACTTTGGGCCATTTCTTACTTCTGCTGATGCAAAATTAGCCTTAAAAGGCTATGTGGAAGATTTAGAACTGGAAGGGGCGCAAGGAATACAAGTGAATGTCAAACGCTGTAAACCAGATAATTTGACAATTGCCGATGACCTGGGGGAACGGATTGACCGCAAAGTAAAGCCTGCCTTTAGCGGTCAGATGTAA
- the carA gene encoding glutamine-hydrolyzing carbamoyl-phosphate synthase small subunit, with the protein MSLSDAIPALLVLADGTAYRGWSFGATGTTIGEVVFNTGMTGYQEVLTDPSYCGQIVIFTYPELGNTGVNPEDEESLRPQVQGAIARNICHKPSNWRSTQSLPDYLKQNQIPGIYGIDTRALTRKIRMFGAMNGGISTEILDEAELLEQVQAFPNMAGLNLVKEVTTSEVYEWSEPTIPEWEFNPESTANSQETFTVVALDFGVKRNILRRLASYGCRVIVVPVNTPAAEILSYNPDGIFLSNGPGDPSAVTEGIETVKALLESQKPMFGICMGHQILGHALGAETFKLKFGHRGLNQPAGLQRRIEITSQNHSFAINPDSLPQTLVEISHLNLNDRTVAGVRHKSLPIFSVQYHPEASPGPHDADYLFEQFVQAMRSLRTV; encoded by the coding sequence ATGTCCCTGTCTGACGCAATACCCGCTTTACTTGTCTTGGCAGATGGCACTGCTTACCGTGGTTGGTCTTTCGGTGCGACGGGAACCACAATCGGGGAAGTGGTGTTTAACACTGGCATGACTGGCTATCAAGAAGTTTTGACTGACCCTAGTTACTGCGGTCAAATAGTAATTTTTACCTATCCTGAATTGGGGAACACAGGCGTTAATCCTGAAGATGAAGAATCATTGCGGCCGCAAGTGCAAGGTGCGATCGCTCGCAATATTTGTCATAAACCGAGTAACTGGCGATCGACCCAATCCTTACCCGACTACCTCAAACAAAACCAAATTCCCGGTATCTACGGCATTGATACCCGCGCCCTCACCCGCAAAATTCGGATGTTCGGCGCAATGAATGGTGGAATTTCTACAGAAATTTTGGATGAAGCCGAACTGCTAGAACAAGTCCAAGCATTTCCCAATATGGCTGGCTTGAATCTCGTCAAGGAAGTCACCACCTCCGAAGTTTATGAATGGTCAGAACCAACTATTCCCGAATGGGAATTCAATCCCGAAAGTACGGCAAATAGTCAAGAAACATTTACAGTTGTCGCCCTTGATTTTGGGGTAAAGCGCAATATCTTGCGGCGTTTGGCTAGTTATGGTTGTCGCGTGATTGTTGTCCCAGTCAATACACCCGCCGCAGAAATTCTCAGCTACAACCCAGATGGCATCTTTCTTTCCAATGGCCCTGGCGATCCCTCTGCGGTTACAGAAGGTATTGAAACTGTCAAAGCCCTCTTAGAAAGCCAAAAACCCATGTTTGGTATTTGTATGGGACACCAAATTTTAGGTCATGCCTTGGGTGCAGAAACATTTAAACTTAAATTTGGCCATAGGGGTCTAAATCAGCCTGCGGGTTTACAACGAAGGATCGAAATTACCAGCCAAAACCATAGTTTTGCCATTAACCCAGATAGTTTACCTCAAACATTGGTTGAGATCAGCCACCTGAACTTAAACGATCGCACTGTTGCTGGTGTCCGCCATAAATCTTTGCCCATCTTCTCGGTACAGTATCACCCCGAAGCCAGCCCCGGCCCCCATGATGCTGATTATCTATTTGAGCAATTTGTCCAAGCAATGCGATCATTACGCACAGTTTAA